The following are encoded in a window of Astyanax mexicanus isolate ESR-SI-001 chromosome 6, AstMex3_surface, whole genome shotgun sequence genomic DNA:
- the LOC111193413 gene encoding C-C chemokine receptor type 4, which translates to MASNSTDIPLHMTLSSFSTTESLFQKGNDSASNITESYDYTTYYTDDFPDTEPCEYGSHGSRFLPLLYSLFFLVGFFGNTLVVWVIMVGAKLKSMTDVCLLNLAVADLLLVMSLPFLAYYAANHWIFGQVCCTVVLGMYYVGFYGSIFFIVLMSIDRYLAVVLAVYALRIRTKTYGIVASLIIWIMAVSASFPELIYIKVENINNESLCTAYPKITSHSLRTFGLFKINVFGLLIPLMIVGYCYTMVLRRLLKIRSPKRFAIRLVVLVMVVFFCCWTPYNIAAFIKGLELKDLINQDCETSKSIQLALQITEAIAYSHSCLNPFLYVFVGEKFKRHLIKLLRLTPCIKLKFMTSYLSQAVGSVYSQTTSVDERSTAM; encoded by the exons ATGGCGTCGAACAGCACTGATATTCCTCTGCATATGACATTAAGCAG tttctcCACAACTGAATCTTTGTTTCAGAAAGGGAATGATTCTGCCAGTAATATTACTGAAAG cTATGACTACACAACTTATTACACTGATGATTTTCCTGACACTGAACCCTGTGAGTATGGAAGCCACGGGAGCCGTTTCCTGCCCTTGCTCTATTCTCTATTCTTTTTGGTGGGCTTCTTTGGAAATACGCTCGTGGTGTGGGTCATCATGGTGGGCGCTAAGCTGAAAAGCATGACCGACGTGTGCCTTCTGAACCTGGCTGTAGCCGACCTGCTGCTGGTCATGTCTCTCCCCTTTCTGGCCTACTACGCCGCCAACCATTGGATTTTTGGGCAAGTCTGTTGCACCGTGGTACTCGGCATGTACTACGTGGGGTTCTATGGCAGCATCTTCTTCATTGTACTGATGAGCATCGACAGGTACTTGGCTGTAGTCCTCGCTGTCTATGCTTTAAGGATCCGAACAAAGACATATGGAATTGTGGCCAGCCTGATCATCTGGATCATGGCTGTCTCAGCGTCTTTCCCTGAGCTGATTTACATTAAGGTTGAAAACATCAATAACGAATCACTTTGCACTGCATATCCAAAAATTACCAGTCATTCCTTGAGAACCTTTGGCCTATTTAAAATCAACGTTTTCGGCCTGCTGATTCCACTGATGATTGTGGGATACTGCTACACAATGGTGCTGAGAAGGCTCCTCAAGATCCGCTCCCCCAAAAGATTTGCCATTCGCCTGGTTGTCCTGGTTATGGTGGTGTTCTTCTGCTGCTGGACACCCTACAACATCGCAGCATTCATCAAAGGTCTGGAATTAAAGGATCTCATAAATCAAGATTGTGAGACCAGCAAGAGTATTCAGTTGGCTCTACAGATCACCGAGGCCATTGCGTACTCACACAGCTGCCTGAATCCCTTCCTCTACGTGTTTGTTGGAGAGAAGTTTAAGAGGCATCTCATCAAGCTCCTGCGCCTGACACCTTGCATCAAGCTGAAGTTCATGACGAGCTACCTGTCCCAGGCTGTAGGCTCTGTGTATTCGCAGACTACCAGCGTGGACGAGCGCTCTACTGCCATGTAA
- the LOC111193414 gene encoding C-C chemokine receptor type 5-like — protein MASNSTDIPLHMTLSSFSTTESSFQKGNDSASNITDSNDYSTYYDGNYDGTEPCDYGSHGSRFLPLLYSLFFLVGFFGNTLVVWVIMMGAQLKSMTDVCLLNLAVADLLLVMSLPFLAYYAANHWIFGQVCCTVVLGMYYVGFYGSIFFIVLMSIDRYLAVVHAVYALRIRTKAYGIVASLIIWIMAFSASFPELIYIKVENKVESLCTAYPNISDHHFLRTFGLFKINVVGLLIPLMIVGFCYTMVLRRLLKIRSRKRFAIRLVVLVMVVFFCCWTPYNIAAFIKGLELKHVINHHCETSKSIQLALQITEAIAYSHSCLNPFLYVFVGEKFKRHLIKLLRLTPCIKLKFMTSYLSQAVGSVYSQTTSVDERSTAM, from the exons ATGGCGTCGAACAGCACTGATATTCCTCTGCATATGACATTAAGCAG tttcTCCACAACTGAATCTTCGTTTCAGAAAGGGAATGATTCTGCCAGTAATATTACTGACAG cAATGACTACTCAACTTATTACGATGGAAATTATGATGGCACTGAACCCTGTGATTATGGAAGCCACGGGAGCCGTTTCCTGCCCTTGCTCTATTCTCTATTCTTTTTGGTGGGCTTCTTTGGAAATACGCTCGTGGTGTGGGTCATCATGATGGGTGCTCAGCTGAAAAGCATGACCGACGTGTGCCTTCTGAACTTGGCTGTAGCCGACCTGCTCCTGGTTATGTCTCTCCCCTTTCTGGCCTACTACGCCGCCAACCATTGGATTTTTGGGCAAGTTTGTTGCACCGTGGTACTCGGCATGTACTACGTGGGGTTCTATGGCAGCATCTTCTTCATTGTACTGATGAGCATCGACAGGTACTTGGCTGTAGTCCACGCTGTCTATGCTCTAAGGATCCGAACAAAGGCATATGGGATTGTGGCCAGCCTGATCATCTGGATCATGGCTTTCTCAGCGTCTTTCCCTGAGCTGATTTACATTAAGGTTGAAAATAAGGTCGAATCACTTTGCACTGCATATCCAAACATATCCGATCATCATTTCTTGAGAACCTTTGGCCTATTTAAAATCAACGTTGTTGGCCTGCTGATTCCACTGATGATTGTGGGATTCTGCTACACAATGGTGCTGAGAAGGCTCCTCAAGATCCGCTCCCGCAAAAGATTTGCCATTCGCCTGGTTGTCCTGGTTATGGTGGTGTTCTTCTGCTGCTGGACACCCTACAACATCGCAGCATTCATCAAAGGTCTGGAATTGAAGCATGTCATAAATCATCATTGTGAGACCAGCAAGAGTATTCAGTTGGCTCTACAGATCACCGAGGCCATTGCGTACTCACACAGCTGCCTGAATCCCTTCCTCTACGTGTTTGTTGGAGAGAAGTTTAAGAGGCATCTCATCAAGCTCCTGCGCCTGACACCTTGCATCAAGCTGAAGTTCATGACGAGCTACCTGTCCCAGGCTGTAGGCTCTGTGTATTCGCAGACTACCAGCGTGGACGAGCGCTCTACTGCCATGTAA
- the LOC111193412 gene encoding C-C chemokine receptor type 5 has translation MWLQRLIHERTAELSSEAPARLLKLCLTMALNSTDIPLHMTLSSFSTTESSFQKGNDSASNITEIYDYSTYYDGNYDGTEPCDYGSHGSRFLPLLYSLFFLVGFFGNTLVVWVIMMGAQLKSMTDVCLLNLAVADLLLVMSLPFLAYYAANHWIFGEVWCTVVLGMYYVGFYGSIFFIVLMSIDRYLAVVLAVYALRIRTKAYGIVASLIIWTMAFSASFPELIYIKVENINNESLCTAYPNISDNHFLRTFGLFKINIVGLLIPLMIVGFCYTMVLRRLLKIRSPKRFAIRLVVLVMVVFFCCWTPYNIAAFIKGLELKHVINQHCETSKSIQLALQITEAIAYSHSCLNPFLYVFVGEKFKRHLIKLLRLTPCIKLKFMTSYLSQAVGSVYSQTTSVDERSTAM, from the exons CACCAGCAAGACTGCTCAAGTTGTGTTTAACAATGGCGTTGAACAGCACTGATATTCCTCTGCATATGACATTAAGCAG tttctcCACAACTGAATCTTCGTTTCAGAAAGGGAATGATTCTGCCAGTAATATTACTGAAAT cTATGACTACTCAACTTATTACGATGGAAATTATGATGGCACTGAACCCTGTGATTATGGAAGCCACGGGAGCCGTTTCCTGCCCTTgctctattctcttttctttttggtGGGCTTCTTTGGAAATACGCTCGTGGTGTGGGTCATCATGATGGGCGCTCAGCTGAAAAGCATGACCGACGTGTGCCTTCTGAACCTGGCTGTAGCCGACCTGCTCCTGGTCATGTCTCTCCCCTTTTTGGCCTACTACGCCGCCAACCATTGGATTTTTGGGGAAGTCTGGTGCACCGTGGTACTCGGCATGTACTACGTGGGGTTCTATGGCAGCATCTTCTTCATTGTACTGATGAGCATCGACAGGTACTTGGCTGTAGTCCTCGCTGTCTATGCTTTAAGGATCCGAACAAAGGCATATGGGATTGTGGCCAGCCTGATCATCTGGACCATGGCTTTCTCAGCGTCTTTCCCTGAGCTGATTTACATTAAGGTTGAAAACATCAATAACGAATCACTTTGCACTGCATATCCAAACATCTCCGACAATCATTTCTTGAGAACCTTTGGCCtatttaaaatcaacattgtcGGCCTGCTGATTCCACTGATGATTGTGGGATTCTGCTACACAATGGTGCTGAGAAGGCTCCTCAAGATCCGCTCCCCCAAAAGATTTGCCATTCGCCTGGTTGTCCTGGTTATGGTGGTGTTCTTCTGCTGCTGGACACCCTACAACATCGCAGCATTCATCAAAGGTCTGGAATTGAAGCATGTCATAAATCAACATTGTGAGACCAGCAAGAGTATTCAGTTGGCTCTACAGATCACCGAGGCCATTGCGTACTCACACAGCTGCCTGAATCCCTTCCTCTACGTGTTTGTTGGAGAGAAGTTTAAGAGGCATCTCATCAAGCTCCTGCGCCTGACACCTTGCATCAAGCTGAAGTTCATGACGAGCTACCTGTCCCAGGCTGTAGGCTCTGTGTATTCGCAGACTACCAGTGTGGACGAGCGCTCTACTGCCATGTAA